The Caretta caretta isolate rCarCar2 chromosome 10, rCarCar1.hap1, whole genome shotgun sequence genome has a window encoding:
- the PGP gene encoding glycerol-3-phosphate phosphatase, translated as MAQGSARRCLRLEPGAAREVLGAADTLLFDCDGVLWRGDAAVAGAPAALSRLQARGKRLCYVTNNSSRTRDAYAEKLRRLGFPPAEPRQVFGSAHCAARYLRQALPPGAAAYVLGGPALGAELRAAGVPHLGPGPAGLPGPGPADWARAPLDPAVRAVLVGFDEHFCYAKLCQALRYLQRGGPGCLLLGTNRDHRLPLEGGAAIPGTGCLVKAVEMAAEREAFIIGKPSRYIFDCVSSEFKIEPARTIMVGDRLDTDILMGNNCGLTTLLTLTGVTTLEEVKGHQESDCPSRKSLVPDYYVDSIADLLPALED; from the exons ATGGCGCAGGGCTCGGCGCGCCGGTGCCTGCGGCTGGAGCCGGGCGCGGCCCGCGAGGTGCTGGGCGCGGCCGACACGCTGCTGTTCGACTGCGACGGCGTGCTGTGGCGGGGCGACGCGGCGGTGGCGGGCGCGCCGGCCGCGCTGAGCCGCCTGCAGGCCCGGGGCAAGCGCCTCTGCTACGTGACCAACAACAGCAGCCGCACGCGGGACGCCTACGCCGAGAAGCTGCGGCGCCTGGGCTTCCCGCCGGCCGAGCCCCGCCAGGTCTTCGGCTCGGCCCACTGCGCCGCCCGCTACCTCCGCCAGGCCCTGCCGCCCGGCGCCGCCGCCTACGTGCTGGGCGGCCCCGCCCTCGGCGCCGAGCTGCGGGCCGCCGGCGTCCCGCACCTGGGGCCCGGCCCCGCCGGCCTGCCCGGCCCGGGCCCGGCCGACTGGGCCCGCGCGCCGCTGGACCCGGCCGTGCGCGCCGTGCTGGTGGGCTTCGACGAGCACTTCTGCTACGCCAAGCTGTGCCAGGCGCTGCGCTACCTGCAGCGGGGCGGCCCCGGCTGCCTGCTGCTGGGCACCAACCGCGACCACCGCCTGCCGCTGGAGGGCGGCGCCGCCATCCCCG GGACTGGCTGTCTTGTGAAAGCAGTGGAGATGGCAGCAGAACGTGAGGCATTCATCATAGGCAAGCCCAGCCGATACATTTTCGACTGTGTCTCTAGTGAGTTCAAGATCGAACCTGCTCGTACCATCATGGTGGGAGATCGACTGGACACAGACATCCTTATGGGCAATAACTGCGGCCTCACCACCCTCTTGACTCTCACTGGAGTCACTACTCTGGAAGAAGTAAAAGGTCACCAGGAGAGTGACTGCCCTTCCAGGAAAAGCCTGGTTCCTGATTACTATGTTGATAGCATAGCTGACCTTCTTCCTGCACTTGAGGATTAA